In the bacterium genome, one interval contains:
- a CDS encoding aminodeoxychorismate/anthranilate synthase component II gives MVFIIDNYDSFTYNIYQSISTMADRVEVVRSDKITIGEMEKMPITHLVISPGPGRPEGAGISMEAVSVFSGQIPVLGVCLGHQTIGQVFGGRVVHAGQLMHGKSSLISHAGNGLFAGFPNPFEAIRYHSLALERETLPEVLEVTSSSDDGEIMGVRHRLYNVEGVQFHPESFGSVGGDAIFENFLMSSGGVRHAA, from the coding sequence ATGGTCTTCATTATCGATAACTACGATTCGTTTACCTACAACATTTACCAGTCCATCAGCACCATGGCGGACCGTGTGGAGGTTGTGCGGAGCGATAAAATAACGATCGGGGAGATGGAAAAGATGCCCATCACCCACCTTGTGATATCCCCGGGGCCCGGACGCCCTGAAGGAGCCGGGATCAGTATGGAGGCGGTGAGCGTTTTTTCCGGCCAGATCCCGGTTCTGGGTGTTTGCCTGGGTCACCAGACTATCGGTCAGGTCTTCGGTGGACGGGTTGTCCACGCCGGGCAGCTCATGCACGGGAAATCCTCCCTCATATCCCATGCGGGCAACGGCTTGTTCGCGGGGTTTCCCAACCCCTTTGAGGCCATCCGGTATCACTCTCTTGCTCTTGAAAGAGAGACGCTGCCTGAAGTCCTGGAGGTAACCTCATCATCGGATGACGGTGAGATCATGGGTGTCCGACACCGTCTTTATAACGTGGAGGGCGTCCAGTTTCACCCGGAATCCTTCGGCTCGGTGGGTGGCGATGCCATTTTTGAGAATTTTCTCATGTCAAGTGGAGGTGTGCGTCATGCTGCGTGA
- the trpD gene encoding anthranilate phosphoribosyltransferase: MLRESLNKVVEGQSLDAEAMTAAVGVIMEGQATGAQIGAFLTALRLKGETGEEIAGAVTALRDRSVKLPGIKDGKGNGLIDTCGTGGDGAGTVNVSTLAALTAAGAGARVAKHGNRSVSSLCGSADLLTALGVRIDVSPEVAARCLKEAGFAFLFAPLYHPAMKSVAPVRQEMGIRTLFNLIGPLCNPAGVKHQVMGVYSEDLVELIAGVLGKLGCERAMIVASKDGLDEISVCAPTTIAHLYQDGTIEVTTVDPDDLGIKTHQLDSLKGGEPEHNAVLSLELLKGAHGAVRDAVIVNAGAALVVSGKVPDMQEGMKMAKESIDSGRALNVLETVKGITASEGLT; this comes from the coding sequence ATGCTGCGTGAAAGCCTGAATAAAGTTGTTGAAGGACAGAGCCTGGATGCGGAAGCCATGACAGCTGCTGTCGGTGTGATCATGGAGGGACAGGCCACCGGAGCCCAGATCGGAGCTTTCCTTACCGCGCTGCGGCTCAAGGGAGAGACCGGGGAAGAGATCGCGGGCGCAGTTACGGCTTTGAGGGATAGGAGTGTAAAACTGCCGGGCATTAAGGATGGCAAGGGTAACGGTCTTATCGATACCTGCGGAACCGGGGGAGACGGAGCAGGTACAGTGAACGTTTCCACCCTCGCGGCGCTGACGGCCGCTGGAGCGGGCGCCCGTGTGGCCAAGCACGGCAACAGGTCGGTGTCGAGCCTGTGCGGGAGTGCGGACCTCCTGACGGCGCTGGGAGTTCGCATCGATGTCTCTCCAGAAGTGGCGGCCCGGTGCCTTAAAGAGGCTGGTTTCGCCTTCCTCTTTGCTCCTCTCTATCACCCGGCCATGAAATCGGTAGCTCCTGTGCGCCAGGAGATGGGCATCCGGACCCTTTTTAATCTCATCGGCCCCCTCTGCAACCCGGCTGGTGTAAAACACCAGGTCATGGGCGTTTACTCTGAGGATCTGGTGGAGCTTATTGCCGGAGTTCTGGGTAAGCTGGGGTGCGAAAGAGCCATGATAGTGGCCTCCAAGGACGGTCTCGATGAGATCTCCGTGTGCGCCCCCACCACCATTGCCCACCTTTACCAGGATGGGACCATTGAGGTAACAACGGTGGACCCGGATGATCTTGGAATAAAAACCCATCAGCTCGACTCTCTTAAAGGCGGAGAGCCGGAGCACAACGCTGTATTGTCTTTGGAGTTGTTGAAGGGGGCACACGGTGCGGTAAGGGACGCGGTTATCGTCAACGCCGGTGCAGCCCTCGTGGTTTCCGGGAAAGTCCCTGACATGCAGGAGGGGATGAAAATGGCAAAGGAGTCCATCGATTCCGGCCGAGCGTTAAATGTTCTGGAGACAGTGAAGGGCATAACCGCTTCAGAGGGTTTAACATGA
- a CDS encoding indole-3-glycerol-phosphate synthase — MSSFLEKAAVSARSNLADWKRRFPDPAAMDRVHPPVFLPPGGDRCGVIAEVKRRSPSRGDIMGQADPVTFPGYYTRGGAEAVSVVVEEQYFGGSPELFGEIFRHASLPLLWKDFVVDPYQIHLAAGLGASAVLLIAGMLSDAEMTSYMGIAREDGLRALVEVHDGAELERAVDAGADLIGVNNRNLITLQVDIEVSEQLAGKLPPGVQSVSESGIRTPEDVARMATLGYRAVLVGESLVTAENTGKLLEEMVEAGKHVRA, encoded by the coding sequence ATGAGCAGCTTTCTTGAAAAGGCGGCTGTTTCCGCCCGATCCAACCTTGCAGACTGGAAAAGGAGGTTTCCGGACCCCGCAGCCATGGATCGGGTTCACCCCCCTGTATTTCTGCCTCCGGGGGGCGACAGATGCGGCGTCATTGCCGAGGTCAAGAGGCGAAGCCCCTCCCGAGGAGACATTATGGGCCAGGCCGATCCGGTCACCTTTCCGGGGTACTACACCAGGGGAGGCGCCGAAGCCGTGAGCGTTGTCGTGGAAGAACAGTATTTCGGCGGCTCTCCTGAACTGTTTGGTGAGATCTTCCGGCATGCCTCCCTTCCTCTCCTGTGGAAAGATTTCGTGGTCGATCCTTATCAGATCCATCTCGCCGCAGGGCTTGGAGCTTCGGCGGTACTGCTGATTGCGGGAATGCTTTCCGATGCTGAGATGACTTCTTATATGGGTATTGCCCGGGAGGATGGTTTACGAGCGCTTGTGGAGGTGCACGACGGTGCCGAGCTTGAACGTGCTGTTGATGCTGGTGCGGACCTTATAGGGGTCAACAACAGAAACCTTATCACTCTCCAGGTGGATATTGAGGTGTCAGAGCAGTTGGCCGGGAAACTTCCGCCGGGGGTACAGTCGGTCTCGGAAAGCGGGATCCGGACTCCCGAGGATGTGGCGCGGATGGCGACCCTTGGATACCGGGCGGTCCTCGTCGGCGAATCCCTGGTGACGGCGGAAAATACGGGAAAACTTCTGGAGGAGATGGTGGAAGCTGGGAAACACGTACGTGCGTAG
- a CDS encoding phosphoribosylanthranilate isomerase, giving the protein MSCLKVKICGITRRQDALDACEMGADILGFNFVPASPRYLNPYTAREIISRLPPFVTIMGVFADEELSVLNDVTTFLKLDAVQLHGSEDGQYCRMVKGPVVKAIRVSLPSDLEGLDELDVSAYLLDARVEGLLGGSGQTFPWQLARKFCREQRVFVAGGLTPENVGDAVGTLTPYGVDAASGVETQPGIKDPVLMERFIRAARCAGVENGGGCSETAS; this is encoded by the coding sequence ATGAGTTGTCTCAAAGTAAAAATTTGCGGGATCACTCGACGACAGGATGCCCTGGACGCATGCGAAATGGGAGCCGATATCCTGGGTTTTAACTTCGTGCCGGCTAGTCCCCGATACCTGAACCCATACACAGCCAGGGAGATCATATCCCGGCTGCCGCCTTTCGTGACAATAATGGGTGTCTTCGCCGATGAGGAGCTGTCTGTTCTGAACGACGTGACGACCTTCCTGAAACTTGACGCGGTGCAGCTCCATGGCAGTGAAGATGGCCAATATTGCCGCATGGTGAAAGGTCCGGTGGTCAAGGCGATCCGGGTGTCTTTGCCATCGGATCTGGAAGGGCTGGACGAACTCGATGTTTCAGCATATCTTCTGGATGCCAGAGTGGAGGGTCTGCTGGGTGGATCAGGCCAGACGTTCCCCTGGCAGTTGGCAAGGAAGTTTTGCCGGGAGCAAAGGGTTTTCGTAGCGGGAGGACTGACCCCGGAAAATGTGGGCGATGCCGTTGGAACCTTGACCCCTTACGGGGTGGATGCTGCCTCCGGTGTGGAAACCCAGCCCGGGATCAAGGATCCTGTTCTCATGGAGCGGTTCATCAGAGCTGCCAGGTGCGCCGGTGTGGAAAACGGAGGAGGATGTAGTGAAACTGCTTCTTGA
- the trpB gene encoding tryptophan synthase subunit beta gives MKLLLENPDQEGFFGPFGGIYMPEILMPAVKELGSAFEEARADETFNLELARVLREFSGRPTPLTTAARFAGSGQDLVLELKREDLNHTGAHKINNTLGQVMLAVRMKKTRIIAETGAGQHGVATATAAALYGLPCVVYMGVEDVHRQAPNVERMKLLGAEVRPVHQGAGTLKDAVNEALRDWVRNVDDTYYVLGSAVGSHPYPVMVRHFQSVIGKEAREQFQDKYEGLPDVLVACVGGGSNAVGLFHPFLNDPVQMIGVEAGGTGSSPGEHGASLGLGSPGIFHGSLSYLLQNDDGQVVTAHSVSAGLDYPGVGPEHSYWKDEGRVTYERVSDEEALEATDLFTREEGILPALETAHAIAWIYRERKSLKGKKVLLCLSGRGDKDMETLLEKQGAGRRALGEGENG, from the coding sequence GTGAAACTGCTTCTTGAAAACCCTGACCAGGAAGGCTTTTTCGGGCCCTTCGGAGGGATCTATATGCCGGAGATCCTGATGCCTGCCGTAAAGGAACTGGGCAGCGCCTTCGAGGAGGCCCGGGCCGATGAGACCTTCAACCTTGAGCTTGCCAGGGTCCTGAGGGAGTTCTCAGGGAGGCCGACCCCTCTTACCACTGCGGCTCGCTTTGCCGGATCAGGCCAGGATCTTGTATTGGAGCTCAAGAGAGAGGACCTTAACCACACGGGCGCCCACAAGATCAACAACACTCTCGGCCAGGTGATGCTGGCGGTGCGGATGAAAAAGACGCGGATCATAGCGGAAACCGGTGCCGGACAGCACGGTGTAGCGACAGCCACTGCGGCTGCTCTTTACGGTCTGCCCTGTGTTGTTTACATGGGGGTGGAGGATGTCCACAGGCAGGCCCCCAACGTGGAGAGAATGAAACTTCTTGGAGCCGAGGTCAGGCCTGTGCACCAGGGAGCGGGGACGTTAAAGGACGCTGTCAATGAAGCCCTCAGGGACTGGGTTCGCAACGTTGACGACACCTACTATGTCCTGGGCTCTGCCGTGGGTTCGCACCCTTACCCGGTCATGGTCCGGCATTTTCAGTCTGTCATCGGCAAGGAAGCCAGGGAGCAGTTTCAGGATAAATACGAAGGGCTGCCGGATGTGCTGGTGGCATGTGTGGGGGGAGGCAGCAACGCTGTCGGTCTTTTCCACCCCTTCCTGAACGACCCGGTGCAGATGATAGGCGTGGAAGCCGGAGGTACCGGGTCCTCACCGGGAGAGCACGGAGCTTCATTGGGTCTGGGTAGTCCCGGTATTTTCCACGGCAGCCTCAGTTATCTTCTCCAGAACGATGACGGGCAGGTCGTCACGGCCCACTCGGTGTCGGCAGGTCTCGACTATCCGGGGGTGGGCCCCGAACACAGCTACTGGAAAGATGAGGGGCGGGTGACCTACGAAAGGGTGAGCGATGAAGAGGCCCTGGAGGCCACGGACCTGTTCACCCGGGAGGAGGGGATCCTGCCGGCTCTTGAGACCGCTCACGCCATTGCCTGGATCTACCGGGAGAGGAAATCGCTCAAGGGCAAGAAAGTCCTTCTGTGTCTCTCCGGCAGAGGGGACAAAGATATGGAGACGCTTCTGGAAAAACAGGGCGCAGGGCGCAGGGCGCTGGGCGAAGGGGAGAATGGGTGA
- the trpA gene encoding tryptophan synthase subunit alpha, protein MERIAKVFATGRKALIIYLTAGYPSIGLDEELAFTAIDAGADILELGFPFSDPIADGPLIQEASHKALDNGMTLAGVIDLAARIRAKRDVPIILMGYANPVHHMGYDTFSEKLALAGGDGAIIPDLPMETAAPLRDEMRKNKLALIPMAAPNTPPERLNSIIESGNGFLYLVSMAGLTGDALNGTAAWKGIASKAKETGPLPVCVGFGIRTGEDAAEAARWADGVIVGSAITQVINEAGSPEEAMAGVRELVEELAEGVARRKG, encoded by the coding sequence ATGGAACGCATAGCGAAAGTATTTGCAACAGGCCGAAAAGCGCTCATCATTTACCTCACCGCGGGATACCCTTCCATCGGGCTGGACGAGGAGTTGGCCTTCACCGCTATCGACGCGGGGGCTGACATCCTGGAGCTTGGTTTTCCCTTTTCGGATCCCATCGCGGACGGGCCCCTTATTCAGGAAGCGTCCCATAAGGCGCTAGATAACGGGATGACCCTGGCCGGTGTCATTGACCTGGCGGCCAGGATCAGGGCGAAGAGGGATGTCCCCATTATCCTCATGGGTTACGCCAACCCGGTCCATCACATGGGGTACGATACCTTCTCGGAAAAACTCGCCCTGGCTGGAGGCGACGGTGCCATCATCCCCGACCTGCCTATGGAAACAGCCGCTCCGCTGCGTGATGAGATGAGGAAGAACAAATTGGCCCTCATCCCCATGGCGGCACCCAACACACCTCCTGAAAGGCTGAACTCCATTATCGAATCAGGGAATGGATTTCTCTACCTTGTTTCCATGGCGGGTCTCACTGGCGACGCCCTGAATGGCACTGCTGCATGGAAAGGGATCGCATCAAAGGCAAAAGAAACTGGCCCCCTGCCTGTCTGCGTTGGTTTCGGCATCAGAACCGGCGAGGATGCCGCCGAGGCCGCCCGGTGGGCGGATGGAGTGATCGTGGGCTCGGCCATAACCCAGGTCATCAATGAAGCCGGGAGCCCGGAGGAGGCCATGGCTGGCGTACGGGAACTGGTAGAAGAACTGGCAGAAGGGGTAGCGCGGAGGAAGGGGTAA
- a CDS encoding cytochrome b5 domain-containing protein, producing MKIFNKEELAKFDGKEGRPAYTAYLGKVYDLSKTHEAEHGDHYGHPFGLDLTDEIDEAPHDDNLVFLFPVVGEYRE from the coding sequence ATGAAGATCTTCAACAAGGAAGAACTGGCAAAATTCGACGGCAAGGAAGGCCGGCCGGCCTACACCGCTTACCTCGGGAAGGTCTACGATCTTTCCAAGACCCACGAGGCCGAGCACGGGGATCACTACGGCCACCCCTTCGGCCTGGACCTTACCGACGAGATCGACGAAGCGCCCCATGATGATAATCTGGTGTTTCTGTTTCCAGTGGTGGGGGAATACAGGGAATAA
- a CDS encoding bifunctional transaldolase/phosoglucose isomerase, which produces MNNIQKTYELGQSIWVDFIRRSFITSGELGKLIDLGVTGITSNPTIFEKAITGSTDYDRSLAILMNEGCSSWEIYDELTREDIGMAADLFRPVYDRTEGHDGYVSLEVSPELAHDTEGTVREGMRLFTSLGRPNIMIKVPATAEGISAIEQLILKGVNVNVTLIFSLQQYRDAAQAYIVGLKKRSAEGRPIDSIASVASFFVSRVDTAVDQLLHNAGNANLKGRTAIANAKLAYTEFTEIFSEPDWDRLFLSGARLQRPLWASTSSKNPAYPDTVYVDALIGRHTVNTVPMETLQAFLDHGTSSAALSDAIDEAAVHMERLADTGISIEQITAELLKKGVKSFADSFDSLIEGIGKKAASLRSVRSAFSVNAAAYQDTVDKTLEGLREHQVIDRLWNHDHTLWKDVPREISNRLGWLNSYENMRAVSGQIKDAVEHVREAGYTDALLLGMGGSSLAPDLFRRTFGTLDGYLKLRVLDSTDPAAILDLIQNLDLSKTLFIVSTKSGTTTETLSLFKYFYNRTAQVVGPDRAGSHFIAITDPGSALQTLALELGFRETFANDPNIGGRYSALSYFGLVPAALMGLDINLLLDRAADMAGNCGPGNRPNNTGAILGGVMGALHNRGVDKLTFIASPSIGSLGAWLEQLLAESTGKEGKGIVPVDGELPGSPDVYGNDRLFVYLKISDDHTYDTMVSALEKDGQPVLRLNLADLYDIGSEFFRWEVATTVAGHIMGINPFDQPNVESAKVQSKRMLDEYRRAGRLPTLTPSLSEKGIDVYSDLPADTLGQSVEGFLAISRPGDYVALQAYVNPVPRTALALGEFRHAIRNKYHLATTVGFGPRFLHSTGQLHKGDSGNGLFIQITADDAQDLPIPDEAGKDASSITFGVLKAAQAMGDRQALLDAGRRVIRFHIKGDMVAGIRLLQEKMG; this is translated from the coding sequence ATGAACAACATCCAGAAAACCTACGAACTTGGCCAATCTATCTGGGTCGACTTCATCAGGAGGTCTTTTATCACCTCCGGTGAACTCGGCAAACTTATCGACCTGGGTGTCACCGGCATCACTTCCAACCCCACCATATTCGAGAAGGCTATCACCGGAAGCACCGATTACGACAGGTCTCTGGCCATCCTGATGAACGAAGGCTGCTCATCATGGGAAATATACGACGAACTGACCAGGGAAGACATCGGCATGGCCGCCGACCTTTTCAGGCCTGTTTACGATCGCACCGAAGGGCATGACGGCTATGTCAGCCTGGAGGTCAGTCCGGAACTCGCCCACGATACCGAGGGAACAGTTCGCGAGGGGATGAGGCTCTTCACATCCCTCGGCAGGCCTAACATCATGATCAAGGTTCCTGCCACCGCTGAGGGAATATCAGCCATAGAGCAGCTCATTCTCAAGGGGGTCAACGTCAATGTAACCCTCATCTTTTCCCTTCAACAATACCGGGATGCCGCTCAGGCCTATATCGTTGGACTCAAGAAACGGTCCGCAGAAGGTCGTCCCATTGATTCCATCGCCTCTGTAGCTTCCTTTTTCGTCAGCAGGGTGGACACAGCTGTGGACCAACTGCTCCATAATGCCGGCAACGCGAATCTGAAGGGCCGCACTGCCATCGCCAACGCGAAGCTTGCCTACACTGAGTTCACAGAGATATTCTCAGAACCCGACTGGGACAGGCTTTTTCTTTCCGGGGCACGGCTGCAGCGCCCTCTATGGGCGAGCACCAGCAGTAAGAATCCCGCCTACCCGGACACCGTATATGTCGATGCTCTCATCGGCCGGCACACGGTGAACACCGTGCCCATGGAAACCCTCCAGGCGTTTCTGGATCACGGTACGTCCTCAGCCGCACTATCCGATGCCATCGATGAAGCAGCCGTCCACATGGAACGTCTTGCAGACACGGGTATCAGCATCGAGCAAATAACTGCAGAGCTTCTGAAAAAGGGCGTCAAGTCCTTTGCCGACTCCTTCGACTCCCTTATTGAGGGGATCGGTAAAAAAGCAGCGAGCCTGAGATCGGTCAGATCGGCCTTCTCGGTAAACGCCGCCGCTTACCAGGACACTGTGGACAAAACCCTGGAAGGTCTCAGGGAGCACCAGGTAATTGACCGCCTGTGGAACCACGATCACACCCTCTGGAAGGATGTTCCCCGGGAGATATCAAACCGCCTCGGTTGGCTGAACAGCTACGAGAATATGCGGGCTGTCTCCGGCCAGATCAAGGATGCGGTAGAGCATGTTCGGGAGGCGGGATACACGGACGCTCTGCTTCTTGGCATGGGTGGTTCCAGCCTGGCACCGGATCTTTTTCGAAGGACCTTCGGGACCTTGGACGGTTATCTTAAACTCAGGGTGCTCGACAGCACTGATCCGGCGGCCATCCTGGACCTGATTCAGAACCTGGACCTGTCAAAAACACTCTTCATCGTTTCCACCAAATCAGGAACCACAACCGAGACGCTGTCCCTTTTCAAATACTTCTACAACCGTACCGCCCAGGTTGTTGGGCCCGACCGTGCAGGCAGCCATTTTATCGCTATAACAGATCCGGGAAGTGCTCTTCAGACCCTGGCGCTGGAACTCGGGTTCAGGGAAACATTTGCCAACGATCCCAACATCGGAGGAAGATACAGCGCCCTGTCCTACTTCGGACTGGTCCCGGCCGCTCTCATGGGACTGGACATCAACCTTCTGCTGGATCGGGCAGCGGATATGGCCGGCAATTGTGGTCCTGGGAACCGTCCCAACAATACAGGTGCCATACTGGGCGGTGTCATGGGGGCTCTGCACAACAGGGGCGTCGACAAGCTCACCTTCATAGCTTCACCTTCTATCGGGTCCCTTGGAGCCTGGCTCGAGCAGCTCCTTGCCGAGAGCACTGGAAAAGAGGGCAAGGGCATCGTACCCGTTGATGGAGAACTGCCCGGAAGCCCTGATGTTTATGGAAACGACCGTTTGTTCGTTTACCTTAAAATTTCCGATGACCATACCTATGACACCATGGTGAGTGCTCTGGAGAAAGATGGGCAACCGGTCCTTCGCCTGAATCTGGCAGACCTGTATGATATCGGATCCGAGTTTTTCCGCTGGGAGGTGGCCACCACTGTCGCGGGACACATCATGGGGATCAACCCCTTCGACCAGCCCAATGTGGAATCAGCCAAAGTACAGTCCAAACGGATGCTGGATGAATACCGAAGAGCGGGCCGCCTTCCCACCTTGACGCCTTCCCTGTCAGAAAAGGGGATCGATGTTTATTCCGATCTTCCAGCCGACACTCTCGGTCAATCCGTGGAGGGATTTCTGGCCATATCCCGGCCGGGGGATTACGTGGCCCTTCAGGCCTACGTCAACCCTGTTCCCAGGACGGCGCTGGCACTGGGTGAGTTCAGACATGCCATACGAAACAAGTACCATCTCGCAACGACGGTGGGTTTCGGCCCCCGGTTCCTCCATTCAACTGGACAGCTCCACAAAGGCGACAGCGGCAACGGCCTGTTCATTCAGATCACTGCGGACGACGCTCAGGACCTGCCCATCCCCGACGAGGCAGGAAAGGACGCCTCCTCCATCACCTTCGGAGTCCTCAAGGCCGCCCAGGCCATGGGCGACCGCCAGGCACTTCTTGACGCGGGGAGACGGGTGATCCGTTTCCACATCAAGGGGGATATGGTGGCTGGGATAAGGCTGCTGCAGGAGAAGATGGGGTGA
- the arsS gene encoding arsenosugar biosynthesis radical SAM protein ArsS (Some members of this family are selenoproteins.) — MNQFEKIATEGRSEGLYADGIDTMQVNVGLRCNQACAHCHLSASPESKEMMSWPVMEKVLQIAESIAPGTVDITGGAPELNPHLKGFIQGLSVLDIRSQVRTNLTALLEAGNEDLIGFFKDHRVQLVGSLPCYLEENVRAQRGNGVYEKSIEATRRLNAAGYGIDPDLQLNFVYNPGAAFLPGDQAALENDYKRELKDRFGVFFTNLLTITNMPFGRFGEKLEKENRLENYVKLLSDSFNPATVPALMCRRQISIGWDGTLYDCDFNLALNMVMNHGAPDHIDKWNLDDVVGRRIVTGAHCFGCTAGHGSSCAGALATEPQ; from the coding sequence ATGAACCAGTTCGAGAAAATTGCTACCGAGGGCAGGAGTGAGGGTCTTTACGCTGATGGAATAGATACCATGCAGGTCAATGTCGGGCTGCGATGCAACCAGGCTTGCGCTCATTGCCACCTTTCAGCTTCGCCCGAAAGTAAAGAGATGATGAGTTGGCCTGTCATGGAAAAGGTGCTGCAGATAGCCGAGTCCATAGCTCCCGGGACTGTGGACATTACCGGAGGTGCTCCGGAACTGAACCCCCACTTGAAGGGCTTCATTCAGGGTCTGTCCGTCCTGGATATCCGGTCCCAGGTGCGCACTAACCTCACCGCGCTTTTGGAAGCCGGCAATGAGGATCTCATCGGGTTTTTCAAAGATCATCGAGTGCAGCTGGTTGGGTCACTCCCCTGTTATCTGGAGGAAAATGTCCGGGCGCAGCGAGGAAATGGTGTGTATGAAAAGAGTATCGAGGCGACCAGAAGACTGAATGCTGCCGGATACGGGATCGATCCCGACCTGCAGCTCAACTTTGTCTACAATCCCGGTGCGGCTTTTTTGCCCGGGGACCAGGCTGCTCTTGAAAATGATTACAAGAGAGAACTTAAGGACAGGTTTGGAGTCTTTTTTACAAACCTGTTGACGATCACCAACATGCCCTTCGGCCGTTTTGGGGAGAAGCTTGAAAAGGAAAACCGCCTGGAAAACTATGTAAAGCTCCTCTCCGATTCTTTTAACCCGGCAACTGTACCTGCTCTTATGTGCCGCCGCCAGATCAGTATCGGCTGGGACGGGACCCTGTACGATTGCGATTTCAACCTGGCGCTTAACATGGTCATGAACCACGGGGCCCCGGATCACATAGACAAGTGGAACCTCGATGATGTGGTAGGAAGAAGGATCGTGACCGGCGCGCACTGCTTCGGGTGTACTGCGGGTCATGGGTCCTCCTGCGCGGGAGCCTTGGCCACCGAGCCTCAATAA
- a CDS encoding TVP38/TMEM64 family protein, producing the protein MENQQKKHLPIKPILLIAAVVVIVIISSKLGVGERLGALQGWIRSQGVLGPLVFTAVYAGATVAALPGSALSILAGAIFGPVVGVITVIFAATLGASLAFLVSRYFARRSIEKWLEGNEKFRKLDDLTAKHGDIMVAITRLVPIFPFNLLNYGFGLTRVRFRTYVVWSFVCMLPGTILYVVGSAAVVKALREGKVPWILVVVVALILGIIAVLSRQARKRLREGEEIENKT; encoded by the coding sequence ATGGAAAACCAGCAGAAAAAACATTTACCCATAAAACCCATCCTCCTTATTGCGGCAGTCGTCGTGATCGTTATTATTTCATCAAAATTGGGAGTCGGCGAAAGGTTAGGCGCTCTTCAGGGCTGGATCAGGTCCCAGGGTGTTTTAGGCCCTCTTGTGTTTACCGCAGTGTATGCAGGGGCCACGGTGGCGGCCCTGCCCGGGTCGGCATTGTCCATTCTTGCAGGCGCCATTTTTGGCCCGGTGGTCGGTGTTATTACCGTCATTTTTGCCGCGACTTTAGGAGCCAGTTTGGCCTTCCTGGTGTCCAGGTATTTTGCCCGCCGCTCCATCGAAAAGTGGCTGGAGGGCAACGAGAAGTTCCGCAAGCTCGATGATCTCACTGCAAAACATGGTGACATCATGGTGGCCATCACCAGACTGGTTCCCATCTTTCCCTTCAACCTCCTCAACTACGGGTTCGGTCTGACAAGGGTACGCTTCCGGACCTACGTCGTATGGTCCTTTGTGTGCATGCTTCCGGGCACCATTCTGTATGTGGTAGGCTCGGCGGCGGTGGTCAAGGCGTTACGTGAAGGAAAGGTGCCGTGGATCCTGGTTGTGGTAGTGGCTTTGATCCTGGGAATTATCGCGGTGCTCAGCCGTCAGGCCAGGAAGAGGTTAAGGGAAGGTGAGGAAATTGAGAACAAGACTTAG